Below is a genomic region from Bacillus mycoides.
ATATCGTTGGTGAAGAAAAAGATGCTGAGTCTGGTACAACACATGTGAAGTTAGTTGAGAAGCATAATAACATTCCTGTGTATGGTTCAGATCAAACAGTTACGCTTGATAAAGAGAACAATGTAAAAGCATTTTTCGGACAAGTTATTCCGAGTTTAGATGATAAAAATATTCCTACATCTGCAAGTATTAGTGCGGAACAAGCAGAAACGATTGCAAAAGCTAATATTGAGAAAGAAATTGGTAAAGTAAAGAATTATGATGGTGTGAAAAAAGATTTATATGTGTATGAAAAAGATGGTCAATACTATCTTGCATATCTTGTAAAAGCGTCGGTTTCGAAACCAGCTCCAGGATATTGGCATTACTTTGTTGATGCAACAAATGGAAATGTTATTGAGAAATATAATGCTGTAGATAACATTACTGGATTTGGTTACGGAGTATTAGGTGCTAGACAATCATTTGAAATTGCTCAAGATACGAAAACAGGAGCGTTCAACTTATTTGATGGTACACGAGGACAAGGTGTCCATACATTTGATGCAGAGAATATGAACGAAGACTGGTTTAATTTATTCTCACAAATTCTTGGATATACAGGAGAAGAAATTGCAAGTAAATCTAAGTTCTTCGAAGATAAAGCGGCAGTTGATGCGCATGTGAATGCAGGAAAAGTATATGATTATTATAAAAAGACATTTAACCGTAACTCCTTCGATGATAAAGGTGCAAAACTTATTTCTGCTGTTCACGTAGGTGAATCTTGGAATAACGCAGCGTGGAACGGTGTGCAAATGATGTATGGTGATGGAGATGGTAAGACATTTATTCCATTATCAGCAGGGCTAGATGTTATTGGCCACGAATTAACGCATGCTGTAACTGAACATACAGCAAACCTTGTATATAAAAATGAATCAGGAGCGTTAAATGAATCGTTATCTGATATTATGGGCGTCATGGTTGAGAAGAAGAGCTGGGATTTAGGTGCTGATATTTATACACCTGGTAAACCTGGAGATGCACTTCGTTCTCTAAAGGATCCAGCATCTATTCCAAACCCATTAAAACCAGGTGAAGGTTACCCAGATCACTATAATAAACGTTATACTGGAACAGCTGATAATGGCGGCGTTCATATTAACAGTAGTATTAATAATAAGGCGGCGTATTTAGTGTCTGAGGGCGGCACGCATTACAATGTGAAAGTAACTGGAGTGGGCCGCGAAGCGACAGAAAAAATTTACTATCGTGCTCTTACAAAATATTTAACTGCAAACTCTGATTTCAAAATGATGCGTCAAGCTGCACTTCAATCAGCAGAAGATTTATTCGGTAAAAACTCTAAAGAGGTACAAGCTGTAACGAAAGCTTATGACGCTGTAGGAGTAAAATAATAAGAGAAAAAAGACCTGACTGGATTGTCAGGTCTTTTCCTTATTTAGTCACGAATACCTAATGCGATTTTCGCCATACGCGACATACGTTCTTTTGTCCATGGCGGATTCCATACAACGTTTACTTCTATTTCATTTACTTCAGGTACGTTCGTTGATAATACTTTTTTAACGTCTGATACGATTTGGCCAGCCATTGGACAACCGATAGAAGTCATCGTCATTGTAATGACAGCATTATTATTTTCATCCGCTGTAACGTCATAAACTAATCCGAGATTGATAATATCAACACCTAGCTCAGGGTCAATAACAGCTTCTAAGTTTGCATATAACTTTTCTTCAAATGCTTGTTGTGACATGTGTAGCACCCCCTAAATATTAATGATATCGGTTCTCATTATAACGGATATGCGGGATAAGTGCAGGAAATGAGCTCAAAAAAATATTCCTCCCTGAGAGAGGAATATTTTTTTGAAAAGCTATTCAGTTTTAAAATGAGATACAAGCTGATCTAATTCTTCAACTGTTTGTTTCATTTGTTTTGCAGTGAGAGTCATTTCATTCATCACGATGACTTTCTGTTCAGCAGATTGTGCCGTTGCGGCTGTTTCACTAGATACTTCATTTGAAATAGAAGCGATGTTATTAAGTGAAGCGTTCATTTCTTCAGCGCTTGCAGCCATTTCTTCAGCAGTTGCTGATATGTCTTGCATTTGAGTTGATACTTTATTTACTTGTTCAACAATTGTTGTGAAAGAAGTACCAGCCTCACGAACGACAGTAATGCCTTCAAATGCTTCAGAGCGGCCTTGAGACATCATAGAGCTAGCAGTTTCCGTATCATTTTGAATTTGATGAAGCAATTGGTTAATATCTTTTGCCGCTGTTTTTGATTGTTCCGCAAGTTTACGAACTTCATCAGCTACGACAGCAAATCCTTTTCCTTGTTCACCAGCACGAGCCGCTTCAATAGAAGCATTTAAAGCAAGTAGATTCGTTTGCTCAGCGATATTAGAAATAGATTGTACAGCCGTATCAATATATTTCGTATGGGTGATTAGACGTTCGACTACTTCTGATGTAGCATTTACAGCTTCATGTATCGTTGTCATTTGTGAAACAGATTTTTGGATAACAGTACTTCCGTCGTTAGCGTGTTCATATGTAGCTACAGCAAGTTCGGCTACAGATGAAGCAGATTCAGCGATACGCTGAACACTTATTGCCATATCATCCATCGCAGTCGAGCTTTCTTCCATACTAGAAGTTTGCGATTGAATACTTGAATTTAAGTTGGACATCGAGCTTTGAACTCTTATTGTTGCCTCGCGTGATGTATTAGTCTTTTCTAGCATATTTTCAGAAGCTGTTTGTACTTCTACAGATGTTTTTTGAACACGATTAATGATATGCTGCAAGTTTTCTAACATTTTATTAAATGATGTAGCAATAGCACCGATTTCATCATTGCTATTTACTTGTAGACGGGC
It encodes:
- a CDS encoding methyl-accepting chemotaxis protein — translated: MNFISIRKKLMFMMGMICALFGIALAFILFFTMDQSHKAETLQKEISPLATELKERGDAYQVQLSALRGYLLQHDQVELDKFNEMSKRLEDTKGQLLSNPNTSQSVKSTMELGSTWRKFIEEKVFTLAKEQKWEEALQVASTENGTVYKVIGDFTNYTNEQAKLREQSIEKIDQSSLRIEYVVFLSLVICIVTAIILAWWFSGKLVKPIQQIDTKLKELASQEGDLTARLQVNSNDEIGAIATSFNKMLENLQHIINRVQKTSVEVQTASENMLEKTNTSREATIRVQSSMSNLNSSIQSQTSSMEESSTAMDDMAISVQRIAESASSVAELAVATYEHANDGSTVIQKSVSQMTTIHEAVNATSEVVERLITHTKYIDTAVQSISNIAEQTNLLALNASIEAARAGEQGKGFAVVADEVRKLAEQSKTAAKDINQLLHQIQNDTETASSMMSQGRSEAFEGITVVREAGTSFTTIVEQVNKVSTQMQDISATAEEMAASAEEMNASLNNIASISNEVSSETAATAQSAEQKVIVMNEMTLTAKQMKQTVEELDQLVSHFKTE
- a CDS encoding metal-sulfur cluster assembly factor, whose protein sequence is MSQQAFEEKLYANLEAVIDPELGVDIINLGLVYDVTADENNNAVITMTMTSIGCPMAGQIVSDVKKVLSTNVPEVNEIEVNVVWNPPWTKERMSRMAKIALGIRD
- a CDS encoding M4 family metallopeptidase; this translates as MKKQVISSALALTVIASGFGAFGATTTKAEEQKIQYHQEFKTPAYIGEEWKAPEGLDKKETVFQYLESKKDMFKLAGNIDKHFNIVGEEKDAESGTTHVKLVEKHNNIPVYGSDQTVTLDKENNVKAFFGQVIPSLDDKNIPTSASISAEQAETIAKANIEKEIGKVKNYDGVKKDLYVYEKDGQYYLAYLVKASVSKPAPGYWHYFVDATNGNVIEKYNAVDNITGFGYGVLGARQSFEIAQDTKTGAFNLFDGTRGQGVHTFDAENMNEDWFNLFSQILGYTGEEIASKSKFFEDKAAVDAHVNAGKVYDYYKKTFNRNSFDDKGAKLISAVHVGESWNNAAWNGVQMMYGDGDGKTFIPLSAGLDVIGHELTHAVTEHTANLVYKNESGALNESLSDIMGVMVEKKSWDLGADIYTPGKPGDALRSLKDPASIPNPLKPGEGYPDHYNKRYTGTADNGGVHINSSINNKAAYLVSEGGTHYNVKVTGVGREATEKIYYRALTKYLTANSDFKMMRQAALQSAEDLFGKNSKEVQAVTKAYDAVGVK